CATACGTTGCTGGCCGTCAATCACGTCAAAAACCTTATTGTCGCGAGTTTGAAGGACCAGGTACCCCATGTAGTGCGCCGGCTCGCCGCCCTGGAGCGTGCCTTGGATGTCTTGCCACAAATCATCCCACTCGTCCTGGGTCCAGCTATAGTCCCGCTGGAACCGAGGGACTCGAAAGGACAGTCCGTTACCCATGAGTTGTCGAAATGTCTGATTGGACGTATTGAAGTGGATGGCGGACATGGAGGAACTCCTTGTCGGGTCACACTGTCTTAAAGTTCGTCACGCCCTTGGTCTTGAAGATCTGCACGGCATTGGCCTTGAGCTGGTCGTTGCCGGCAAAGCCTTCGTCGAGGCAGACCACGCGTTCGGGCTTCTTGCCGGCCATGGCGCGGATCAGTTCCAGGGTCAGCTCGCGCTCCAGGCAGATCAGCATGGCGCCATCGGCCACGCTGTGCACCGGCTGGCCTTCCAGCATGAGGGTCTGGATAGGCGTGGTGAGCGGAAAGCCGCTCTTGAGCAGGAGTTCAAAGAGAAGGTCCTGCTCGGTGCGGTCGTCGCGGATGTGGCGGATGTGCAGTTCGAGCTGCTTGGCCAGTGATTCGGCATCCTTGGGCGCTTCGGCGTCCCAGGGCGTGAAGTTCGATTCGACCAGTTTGAAGACGCGGAAGCCGCGGTCCTTTTTTGCTCCCTCGCCCTCCGGGAGAGGGTTGGGGTGAGAGGGGTGAGGCAACGCCAACTGCGGCGACGCCTGCGCCTCCTCGTCGTTCAGCTTCTTGATGACCCGACGAATGCGCTCCTTGCAAATGTCGGCGATGGTCTTCAGAGATGTTTCCGGCTTTGATAGAGGCTCGGGGAGCTGAACGAGCACGAACCGTCGATTTCCGCCATCCTCTTTGTTCTGAGCCAGAATCGCGTGTCCGGTGGAACCGCTTCCAGCGAAAAAGTCGAGTACGATGTCAGCTTCTTGAGGACGCGTGGCAATTTGCAGCATCTTTCGAATCAAACCCGTCGGCTTCACCGTGTCGAGGACATTGTCCGTTTGCTCGAAGGCCACACACTCCATTAACTGCTTCTTCGCGTCCTGCGTATGGCCGACCTCTGAATATGGCCACAATGTTTGTGGGACACGACCTTGCTTTACTTCTGAGAGAAAGCGTTTGAGTCTCGGTGTGCCATTCCCATCCTTGCCCCACCAGATCCGACCATCCTTATCCAGTGCAAGAAACTTGTCTCTTGATATGACCCAGTATCTACCCTGCGGCGGCCCTTCGACCATTCGGCCAGATGGGCAGGTGACCGGGTAAATACCTTCGCTGTAATAGTTTCGCGCCGAGAGATCGCCGGATGTCCAAGGTCCTCTTGGGTCGTTGTCTGGATTGTCATAGCGCGCCTCCATTTCGTCTGTGCGCGGCAAAAGCTCGGGCCGCCACGTCTCCGCTTGACGCGCATAGAGCACAATGTAATCATGATCTTCCGAGAAATGCCTAGCCGAGTTCTTGGGCGAAAAGACCTTCTGCCAGATGATATTGGCCACGAAGTTCTCCTCGCCGAACACCTCATTCATCAGCGCCCGCAGGTTGTGGACCTCATTGTCATCACAAGAGACAAAGATCACCCCATCCTCCCGCAACAGATTCCTCGCCAGATAGAGCCGCGGATACAGCATGTTGAGCCACTTCGAATGGAACCGGCCGTCGGCTTCGGTGTTCGTGCCGAATTTCTTCCCCTCCGCATCCACCTGGCCTGTGTATGCCAGGTAGGTTTGCAGGCTCTCCGCGTAGTTGTCGGGATAAATGAAGTCGTTGCCGGTGTTGTAGGGCGGATCGATATAGATCATCTTGACCTTGCCCAGGTAGGACTTCTGCAGGAGCTTGAGCACCTCCAGGTTGTCGCCCTCGATGATGAGGTTCTCGGTCGTGTCGAAGTCGACGCTCTCGTCCTGGCAGGGACGCAGCGTGCCGAGACTTGGCATCTGGATGGTTTTGAAACACTCGGCCTTACCCGGCCAAGTCATGCCGTAGCGTTCCTTGCCGACATCCACCGCTTCGCCGAGGGCGAGCTTCAACCGCTCGAAGTCGAGCTTGCCGCCTTCCGTGCGAATCTCCGGAAACAGGCGGAGCAGCTCCTGCCGCTTGTCCTCGGCGATATCGTGGGAGCGGAGGTCGAGCTTGTCGGGTTGGTCGTTTGTCATGGTGGTCCCTCGCTTGATACGTGCCGTGGCGCCGGATTCATGCCATCTCCCACAGCAGCCGGATCGG
The DNA window shown above is from Nitrospira tepida and carries:
- a CDS encoding site-specific DNA-methyltransferase, with amino-acid sequence MTNDQPDKLDLRSHDIAEDKRQELLRLFPEIRTEGGKLDFERLKLALGEAVDVGKERYGMTWPGKAECFKTIQMPSLGTLRPCQDESVDFDTTENLIIEGDNLEVLKLLQKSYLGKVKMIYIDPPYNTGNDFIYPDNYAESLQTYLAYTGQVDAEGKKFGTNTEADGRFHSKWLNMLYPRLYLARNLLREDGVIFVSCDDNEVHNLRALMNEVFGEENFVANIIWQKVFSPKNSARHFSEDHDYIVLYARQAETWRPELLPRTDEMEARYDNPDNDPRGPWTSGDLSARNYYSEGIYPVTCPSGRMVEGPPQGRYWVISRDKFLALDKDGRIWWGKDGNGTPRLKRFLSEVKQGRVPQTLWPYSEVGHTQDAKKQLMECVAFEQTDNVLDTVKPTGLIRKMLQIATRPQEADIVLDFFAGSGSTGHAILAQNKEDGGNRRFVLVQLPEPLSKPETSLKTIADICKERIRRVIKKLNDEEAQASPQLALPHPSHPNPLPEGEGAKKDRGFRVFKLVESNFTPWDAEAPKDAESLAKQLELHIRHIRDDRTEQDLLFELLLKSGFPLTTPIQTLMLEGQPVHSVADGAMLICLERELTLELIRAMAGKKPERVVCLDEGFAGNDQLKANAVQIFKTKGVTNFKTV